GGCAGTGTCACCGAGTGACGGCCAGCACGGCTTCGGCCAGCTCGGGACGGCAGACCACCAGGTCCGGCAGCTTCGGGTCCGGTTGGTTGTACGCCAAGGCGGACCCGTCGATGCGGGAAGTGTGCAAACCCGCGGCCCGGGCCACCGCCACCGGGGCGGCCGAGTCCCATTCGAACTGGCCGCCGGCGTGTACGTAGACATCGGATAAACCCTGGACGATCGACGCCACCTTGGCTCCGGCGGAACCCATTTCCACCAGGGTGCCGTCCAACGCGTCGCGGACGGATAGCGCGATCGCGGGCGGTCGGGTACGGGAGACCACGATGCGCGGCTTGCCCGGTGCGGCGGGCGGGGCATCAACGTGAGGCGTCGCTAGCGTGATTCCCTGCGCCGGCAGCGCCACCGCACCGGCAACGAGCTCGCCGGCCTGCCAGAGCGCGACGTGCACCGCCCAGTCGTCGCGCCCGAGCTCGGAGAATTCGCGCGTCCCGTCGAGCGGATCGACGATCCACACCCGCTCCGAGGCCAATCGAACGGGGTCGTCGGCGCCCTCCTCGGACAGCACCGCGTCGCCGGGCCGCTCGGCCGTGAGAGCTTCCAGCAGAAAGTCGTGGGATCGCTTGTCCCCCGCCGCTTTCCGCTCGCTCGTGTCGGCGTTGGCAAACTCCTCGCGCACTCCCAATAACAGCCGGCCCGCCTCGGTGGCCAAACGCGCGGCCAGTGCGTGATCATTCATCGGTGACAATCCCCAATTGTTAGTAGCGTTGACCAAATTTACCGTGCCGCGACTCGCCCGGCGGTGCCCGCCCCCGGCGTGACATTTCGCGCTCGGGCTGAGAATCTATGAAAAGTGAGCGGCAACCTCAACGTCGGACTAGCGAGCCGGTTGCGGCGCATTCCGCGGGGACGCCTGATCGTGCTCCTTGTGGCTGCCCTGCTGGCCGGTGGGCTTATTTTCGCGGGCGTGCGGCTGGTCGAGGGCCACGAAGGCGCCGCGCCGCCGTCCACCGGCCAATCACCCCCGCCGCCCGAGAGCTTTGCCATCCCGGGTTGCTACAACCCGTCGGTCCCGCCGGTCGAGCGTCCAAACAAGCTCAACGTCTTGGGATGCGCCAGCGTAGCCGTTGCGCTGCAAGACATGTCGTGGACATCGTGGGGA
The nucleotide sequence above comes from Mycobacterium malmoense. Encoded proteins:
- a CDS encoding 3'(2'),5'-bisphosphate nucleotidase CysQ is translated as MNDHALAARLATEAGRLLLGVREEFANADTSERKAAGDKRSHDFLLEALTAERPGDAVLSEEGADDPVRLASERVWIVDPLDGTREFSELGRDDWAVHVALWQAGELVAGAVALPAQGITLATPHVDAPPAAPGKPRIVVSRTRPPAIALSVRDALDGTLVEMGSAGAKVASIVQGLSDVYVHAGGQFEWDSAAPVAVARAAGLHTSRIDGSALAYNQPDPKLPDLVVCRPELAEAVLAVTR